The following are encoded in a window of Rosa chinensis cultivar Old Blush chromosome 4, RchiOBHm-V2, whole genome shotgun sequence genomic DNA:
- the LOC112199223 gene encoding uncharacterized protein LOC112199223, which yields MNILIWNCQGIVNRKTRHALKLLIQKHQVHAVFLSETHCTKEQHKSLPRSVGLQNIIHFDRVDRASGLAFLYDDSISVNVRDVNYFYIDVDVKDSSEVQWRFTGFYGHPETEQRHISWDLLRSLAGNASIKWVVAGDFNEILDLGEKSGGRLRSLNQMNAFRQALLDCNMEDMGAAGGSFTWSDSNTKERLDRGVCSPGWWAEFGFSRIINLPLSRSDHVPLLLEVHKEHVVNYRGRRRFRFEEMWCSHESFSQVVDAAWAGQQDFPKGIEDVVVNYFQQIFASQESNLEAQDVVLQSIDVRVTTEMNDSLLAPYTVEEIKEALFQMHPYKAPRPDGMSPFFFQKYWDLVGSEVCHAVISLLTTKDMPQGLNFTHVVLIPKVKEVQTMSQLQPIALCNVVYKIASKVLANRLKAFLPRIISQQQSAFVPDRLISDNTLVASELAHYMHRLCRGQEGFLALKLDISKAYDRLEWSFL from the exons ATGAATATCCTGATTTGGAATTGTCAGGGGATTGTGAATCGTAAGACTAGACATGCACTTAAGCTTCTCATCCAAAAACATCAGGTTCACGCTGTGTTTTTGAGCGAAACCCATTGCACCAAAGAACAGCACAAATCTTTGCCTCGTTCTGTGGGCCTTCAAAACATCATCCACTTTGATCGAGTCGATCGGGCGAGCGGCCTAGCTTTTCTGTATGATGATTCGATCTCTGTGAATGTGAGAGATGTTAACTACTTCTATATAGATGTGGATGTGAAGGACTCGTCGGAGGTGCAGTGGCGCTTCACTGGTTTTTATGGACATCCGGAGACAGAACAAAGACATATTTCCTGGGATTTGCTGCGCTCTCTGGCTGGTAATGCGTCGATCAAATGGGTTGTAGCCGGGGATTTCAATGAGATCCTCGACCTGGGGGAGAAATCTGGGGGGAGGCTACGGAGTCTGAATCAGATGAATGCCTTTCGTCAAGCTTTACTGGATTGTAATATGGAGGATATGGGTGCAGCTGGAGGGAGTTTTACTTGGAGTGATTCCAACACCAAGGAGAGATTGGATCGGGGTGTGTGCTCCCCGGGTTGGTGGGCGGAGTTCGGTTTCTCGAGGATCATCAATCTTCCCCTTAGTAGATCGGATCATGTTCCTTTGTTACTGGAGGTGCACAAGGAACATGTTGTGAACTATCGGGGGCGTCGCCGTTTTAGGTTTGAAGAGATGTGGTGCTCCCATGAATCTTTTTCTCAAGTTGTGGATGCAGCGTGGGCAGGCCAACAA GATTTCCCAAAGGGTATCGAGGATGTAGTTGTCAACTATTTTCAGCAAATTTTTGCAAGCCAAGAGTCCAATCTCGAGGCTCAGGATGTTGTTTTGCAGTCCATTGATGTTAGGGTTACGACGGAGATGAATGACTCACTTTTGGCTCCCTACACCGTCGAGGAGATCAAGGAGGCCTTATTCCAAATGCACCCGTACAAAGCTCCTAGACCAGATGGAATGTCAcctttcttcttccaaaaataTTGGGACTTAGTGGGCTCTGAGGTTTGTCATGCTGTGATTTCTTTGCTAACTACTAAAGACATGCCGCAGGGTTTAAATTTCACCCATGTGGTCTTAATCCCAAAAGTAAAGGAGGTTCAGACTATGTCGCAGTTGCAACCCATTGCCTTGTGCAATGTAGTTTACAAGATCGCTTCAAAAGTTTTGGCTAATAGGCTCAAAGCTTTCTTGCCGAGGATTATATCACAACAGCAGAGTGCCTTCGTCCCTGACCGGTTAATCTCTGACAATACTCTTGTAGCCTCCGAACTTGCACATTATATGCATCGTCTATGTCGGGGTCAAGAAGGTTTCCTTGCACTCAAGTTGGACATAAGCAAAGCATATGACAGGTTGGAATGGAGTTTTCTGTAG